The proteins below are encoded in one region of Williamsoniiplasma luminosum:
- the scpB gene encoding SMC-Scp complex subunit ScpB produces the protein MNKNKLMAIIEGMLFIYGDEGVALMDLETVLDHEKPSDIKEAIKSLEDKYLNDEASAFSIQKFSTNKYRLQTKKDLHEWFAKLEDVEVQSKLSVSSIEVLSIIAYKGPISKNQIDHIRGLDSTYQIYKLKDRKLIRSVGKTEETRANLYAITENFFKLFNLAGGKEILPKISDDEIQEEVVTKKAKHKTSGTGIFNAADFSEEQNENMEELFGTN, from the coding sequence ATGAACAAGAATAAATTAATGGCAATCATTGAAGGAATGCTTTTCATTTATGGAGATGAAGGTGTTGCATTAATGGATTTAGAAACAGTTTTAGACCACGAAAAACCCTCTGATATTAAAGAAGCAATTAAAAGTTTAGAAGATAAATATCTAAACGATGAAGCGTCTGCTTTTTCAATTCAAAAATTTAGTACAAACAAATATCGTCTTCAAACTAAAAAAGATTTACACGAGTGATTTGCTAAATTAGAAGATGTTGAAGTTCAATCTAAATTATCAGTTTCTTCAATTGAGGTGTTATCAATTATTGCTTACAAAGGTCCGATTTCTAAAAATCAAATCGATCATATTCGTGGATTAGATTCAACATATCAAATCTACAAATTGAAGGATCGTAAACTGATTAGAAGTGTTGGTAAAACTGAAGAAACCCGCGCTAACTTATATGCAATTACAGAAAACTTTTTCAAATTATTTAATCTAGCCGGAGGTAAAGAAATTTTACCTAAAATTAGTGATGATGAGATTCAAGAAGAAGTGGTAACTAAAAAAGCAAAACACAAAACTTCTGGAACTGGCATTTTTAATGCCGCAGATTTCTCAGAAGAACAAAACGAAAATATGGAAGAATTGTTTGGTACAAATTAA
- a CDS encoding pseudouridine synthase, which produces MNNKEQERLQKVIANRGGASRRATEKMIEAGRVKVNGVVVTQLGTKVDVDAEITINDQPVIDNKEKYYFLFNKPRRVISTMYDPKKRKIVADFFQDVEARVYPVGRLDYDVSGLIIMTNDGDFANFVMHPKYEFLKTYQALCDGPVSKEQIRNLLKGVIIDEDYKTSAVTARMANYNKERNHSIIELTIAEGRKHHVKKMLAAAEIQLLKLKRTQIEFLTDEGLEVGEYRSLTPHEIKRFYGIYHAVKRKGD; this is translated from the coding sequence ATGAATAATAAAGAACAAGAACGCTTACAAAAAGTCATCGCTAATCGTGGTGGGGCTTCAAGAAGAGCGACTGAAAAAATGATTGAAGCTGGTAGGGTTAAAGTTAATGGGGTCGTTGTCACTCAATTAGGGACTAAAGTTGATGTGGATGCTGAAATTACAATCAACGACCAACCAGTGATTGATAATAAAGAAAAATACTATTTCTTATTCAACAAACCAAGACGTGTCATTTCAACAATGTATGATCCTAAAAAAAGAAAAATTGTTGCTGATTTTTTTCAAGATGTTGAAGCAAGAGTTTATCCTGTTGGTCGATTGGATTATGATGTTTCAGGTTTAATCATTATGACCAACGATGGAGATTTCGCTAATTTTGTAATGCACCCAAAATATGAATTTTTAAAAACTTATCAAGCACTTTGTGATGGGCCAGTTTCAAAAGAACAAATTCGTAATTTGTTAAAAGGTGTGATTATTGATGAAGATTATAAAACTAGTGCTGTAACAGCTAGAATGGCCAATTACAACAAAGAACGCAACCATTCAATTATTGAATTAACAATTGCCGAAGGACGCAAACACCATGTTAAAAAAATGTTAGCAGCTGCTGAAATTCAATTATTAAAATTAAAAAGAACCCAAATTGAATTTTTAACTGATGAAGGTTTAGAAGTTGGTGAATATCGTTCACTAACTCCTCATGAAATTAAAAGATTTTATGGAATCTATCATGCCGTTAAAAGAAAAGGTGATTAA
- a CDS encoding deoxynucleoside kinase — translation MKIAIFGTVGAGKTTIVNLIAKKYGHQIFAEPIAENPYFDDYYREMKPFAFKMQIYMLTARIQQLTQAQNLSNVIFDRTILDNPVFVKTNHDLETMNNPDFKTYNDFYDHVIIPWISQRQDFDLVIYLKVSTDKAIERIHKRGIKAELQLPKKFWQTLNKNYDKYFKIWKNYFNFVVIDATTDDLNLKMDIIYKSIAEIETKIQNN, via the coding sequence ATGAAAATCGCCATTTTTGGAACAGTGGGAGCTGGTAAAACAACAATCGTCAATTTAATTGCTAAAAAATATGGCCATCAAATTTTTGCTGAACCCATTGCTGAAAATCCTTATTTTGATGATTATTATCGTGAGATGAAACCATTTGCTTTTAAGATGCAAATTTATATGTTAACTGCAAGAATTCAACAATTAACTCAAGCTCAAAACTTAAGTAATGTGATTTTTGATCGCACAATTTTAGATAATCCTGTTTTTGTCAAAACCAACCATGATTTAGAAACAATGAACAATCCTGATTTTAAAACTTATAATGATTTTTATGACCATGTAATCATTCCTTGAATCAGTCAAAGACAAGATTTTGATTTAGTAATTTATTTAAAAGTATCAACTGATAAAGCGATTGAAAGAATTCATAAACGTGGAATAAAAGCAGAACTTCAATTACCAAAAAAGTTTTGACAAACACTCAATAAAAATTATGATAAATATTTTAAAATTTGAAAAAATTATTTTAACTTTGTCGTGATTGACGCAACAACTGATGATTTGAATTTAAAAATGGATATTATTTACAAAAGCATTGCTGAAATTGAAACCAAAATTCAAAATAACTAA
- a CDS encoding segregation and condensation protein A yields MKHWDEIKIGNFLGPLDLLLTMVREKKINIMDVNLIELADQYIMYIQKQQSLDIEIASEYLTMAAQLIEMKSQLLLPKEVDFLEENNLYDDFLQQLTQYEQIRSVTDFFVKKQEDYYLSFSKTKSKNKFSSTKNLEANIDETLIEPLTIDMDAFAQIFKNAMARSTIQDEDFSELEEEYFNTITTDVISPHEITQMILRVMKTDQMRRWRLEELITKDILNLKNLISTFLAVLDIVRNQVAIIEQSDQTLFIEFSAAALKDQTLVEQLENRNYDEQE; encoded by the coding sequence ATGAAACATTGAGATGAAATTAAAATAGGTAACTTCTTAGGGCCATTAGATCTATTATTAACGATGGTTCGTGAAAAAAAGATTAACATCATGGATGTTAATCTAATTGAATTAGCGGATCAATATATTATGTATATTCAAAAACAACAATCACTAGACATTGAAATTGCGAGTGAATATTTAACAATGGCTGCTCAATTAATTGAAATGAAATCACAATTATTACTCCCAAAAGAAGTTGATTTTTTAGAAGAAAATAATTTATATGATGACTTCTTACAACAATTAACACAATATGAACAAATAAGAAGTGTGACTGATTTTTTTGTTAAAAAACAAGAAGACTATTACTTGTCATTTTCAAAAACTAAGTCAAAAAATAAATTTTCTTCAACTAAAAATCTTGAAGCAAATATTGATGAAACATTGATTGAACCATTAACAATTGATATGGATGCATTTGCTCAAATTTTCAAAAATGCGATGGCCCGTTCAACAATCCAAGATGAAGATTTTTCAGAACTAGAAGAAGAATACTTCAACACAATTACAACTGATGTGATTTCCCCACACGAAATCACACAGATGATTTTAAGGGTGATGAAAACTGATCAAATGCGAAGATGAAGATTGGAAGAATTAATTACAAAAGATATTTTAAATTTAAAAAATTTAATCTCAACGTTTTTAGCGGTTCTTGACATCGTGCGGAATCAGGTCGCAATTATTGAACAATCAGATCAAACCTTATTTATCGAATTTAGTGCAGCAGCACTAAAAGATCAAACCTTAGTAGAGCAATTGGAGAATAGAAATTATGATGAACAAGAATAA